A stretch of Corallococcus exiguus DNA encodes these proteins:
- a CDS encoding alkaline phosphatase family protein → MRVAVLFIDGVGIGRKDPAVNPLADRDHLLAWFQDAPAPLLPHGGVGLPVDPTFGVPGRPQSASNQTAILTGDPAPVLVGGHVLGYPNTALRDLLAERSIVRRLKAAGRTATFANAYPAPYLDALGLPRRPSTSPPEFTLSERAARKVRPSAAKLAFAAGDEPLRTLDDARAGDGLTHDITGVAARAYGLDVPHRTPGEAAALFWRIAGQADFTFFEHYLADEAGHAQDFTAARLALDTFDAFLRAVAATRPHDARVLVCSDHGNVEDLSVRGHTVHAVPMLYFGPSAPEVASFSTVADVGRSVIRWLGAN, encoded by the coding sequence GTGCGCGTCGCGGTCCTGTTCATCGACGGGGTGGGCATCGGACGGAAAGACCCGGCCGTGAACCCGCTCGCGGACCGCGACCACCTCCTGGCCTGGTTCCAGGACGCCCCCGCCCCCCTCCTGCCCCATGGGGGCGTGGGCCTTCCGGTGGACCCCACCTTCGGCGTGCCCGGCCGGCCCCAGTCCGCCTCCAACCAGACGGCCATCCTCACCGGAGACCCCGCCCCCGTCCTCGTGGGCGGCCACGTGCTGGGCTACCCCAACACCGCCCTGCGGGATTTGCTCGCGGAGCGCTCCATCGTGCGGCGCCTCAAGGCCGCGGGCCGCACCGCCACCTTCGCCAACGCGTACCCCGCGCCGTACCTGGACGCGCTCGGCCTTCCCCGGCGCCCGTCCACGTCCCCGCCGGAGTTCACCCTGTCGGAGCGTGCCGCGCGCAAGGTGCGCCCCTCCGCCGCCAAGCTCGCCTTCGCCGCGGGAGACGAACCGCTGCGCACGCTGGACGACGCGCGGGCCGGCGACGGCCTCACCCACGACATCACTGGCGTCGCCGCGCGCGCATACGGATTGGACGTGCCCCACCGCACGCCCGGAGAAGCCGCGGCCCTCTTCTGGCGCATCGCCGGACAGGCGGACTTCACCTTCTTCGAGCACTACCTCGCCGACGAGGCCGGCCACGCCCAGGACTTCACGGCCGCCCGCCTGGCACTCGACACCTTCGACGCCTTCCTGCGCGCCGTGGCGGCCACCCGCCCGCACGACGCGCGCGTGTTGGTGTGCAGTGACCACGGCAACGTGGAGGACCTGTCGGTTCGAGGACACACCGTGCACGCCGTGCCCATGCTCTACTTCGGCCCCTCCGCCCCGGAGGTAGCGTCGTTCTCCACCGTCGCGGACGTGGGCCGCTCGGTGATCCGCTGGCTCGGGGCCAACTAG
- a CDS encoding DUF4388 domain-containing protein: MAIHGDLFSYPLPEFLQWLDSSRKTGTLQLSWEAGERKLFLLSGQVGATASEGLRGRVARLLSLPKLAAGTRVLAAFDELARTPDVDAAFDAHGVQARWVRDLGREELFAAMTDLTIAGQGTFHWTEDADRTGEDWVPSDMSIRELLFESLRWVDEQGDVDKALPIDALSVKALSPPSPSQPLMHRIILALTTTPQNLGRLRLSMGVSRSSVTRRVHELLRAKLVEVDGAPQVEADPVAEMLEKGAVLMREGQYDAAGIVCASLLASDPADRRVREFARLVQREHVAALYADLPPLVVPQLIQAPHAMVMLKPEERQIAGLVSGTWDVSTLVLASPARELETLKTLAKLHRMGLLQLTLPR; this comes from the coding sequence ATGGCCATCCACGGCGACCTCTTCAGCTACCCGCTCCCCGAGTTCCTTCAATGGCTGGACAGCTCCCGCAAGACGGGGACGCTCCAGCTGTCGTGGGAGGCAGGCGAGCGCAAGTTGTTCCTCTTGTCCGGCCAGGTGGGCGCCACCGCGAGCGAAGGCCTGCGCGGCCGGGTGGCCCGCCTGCTGTCGCTGCCGAAGCTGGCGGCGGGCACGCGCGTGCTGGCGGCGTTCGACGAACTGGCGCGCACGCCGGACGTGGACGCGGCCTTCGACGCGCACGGTGTGCAGGCGCGGTGGGTGCGCGACCTGGGCCGCGAGGAGCTGTTCGCGGCGATGACGGACCTGACCATCGCGGGGCAGGGCACGTTCCACTGGACGGAGGACGCGGACCGCACCGGTGAGGACTGGGTGCCGTCCGACATGAGCATCCGCGAGCTGCTCTTCGAGTCCCTGCGCTGGGTGGACGAGCAGGGGGACGTGGACAAGGCGCTGCCCATCGACGCGCTGAGCGTGAAGGCGCTGTCTCCGCCCAGCCCCAGCCAGCCGCTGATGCACCGGATCATCCTGGCGCTGACGACGACGCCGCAGAACCTGGGGCGGCTGCGGCTGTCCATGGGCGTGTCGCGCTCGTCGGTGACGCGCCGGGTGCACGAGCTGCTGCGCGCGAAGCTGGTGGAGGTGGATGGCGCGCCACAGGTGGAAGCGGATCCGGTGGCGGAGATGCTGGAGAAGGGTGCGGTGCTGATGCGCGAGGGCCAGTACGACGCGGCCGGCATCGTGTGCGCGTCCCTGCTGGCCAGCGACCCCGCGGACCGGCGCGTGCGCGAGTTCGCGCGCCTGGTGCAGCGCGAGCACGTGGCCGCGCTCTACGCGGACCTGCCGCCGCTGGTGGTGCCGCAGCTCATCCAGGCCCCCCATGCGATGGTGATGCTCAAGCCGGAGGAGCGGCAGATCGCCGGGCTCGTCAGCGGGACGTGGGACGTGTCCACGCTGGTGCTGGCCAGCCCCGCGCGAGAGCTGGAGACGCTCAAGACGCTGGCGAAGCTGCACCGCATGGGGCTGTTGCAGCTCACGCTCCCGCGCTGA
- a CDS encoding GTP-binding protein, with the protein MSSVNLMAREVAAKIVFYGPGLSGKTTTLRKVYETVRPAHRGEMMSIATEGDRTLFFDFLPVKVERVGDCSVRLALYTVPGQVFYNATRKLVLQGADGVVFVADSQAEAMDANRESLANLEENLLENGIRLDRFPLVMQWNKRDLDNILSVEDLRRELNPRGVPDFETAAANGRGVMDALKTITRLVIKDLRAKRIVPPPRPAQPGTPPAGLEAQLSQHLHNRQPPTGTPPAPASPTAATIPATPVPRTLMTPAPPRVEPAAMPAVAVAPNTGSKLLGPTSALAPGDLFDHARAAEAAFTAGDYTTCVTACTDAVRRAMAFAGEGSLAQQAFLLHVDGSDLLRLQGLSTLPQLRVDDAAFALYVLMQVFVRLNAVGLPTAG; encoded by the coding sequence GTGAGCAGCGTGAACCTGATGGCCCGCGAAGTGGCCGCGAAGATCGTCTTCTACGGCCCCGGCCTGTCGGGGAAGACGACGACCCTGCGAAAGGTCTACGAGACCGTTCGCCCGGCCCACCGCGGAGAGATGATGTCCATCGCCACCGAAGGCGACCGGACGCTGTTCTTCGACTTCCTACCGGTGAAGGTGGAGCGCGTGGGCGACTGCTCCGTGCGCCTGGCCCTCTACACCGTGCCCGGACAGGTCTTCTACAACGCCACCCGCAAGCTGGTGCTCCAGGGCGCGGACGGCGTCGTGTTCGTGGCGGACTCGCAGGCGGAGGCGATGGACGCCAACCGCGAGTCCCTGGCGAACCTGGAGGAGAACCTCCTGGAGAACGGCATCCGCCTGGACCGCTTCCCACTGGTGATGCAGTGGAACAAGCGGGACCTGGACAACATCCTCTCCGTGGAGGACCTGCGCCGGGAGCTCAACCCCCGCGGCGTCCCCGACTTCGAGACGGCCGCCGCCAACGGCCGCGGCGTGATGGACGCGCTCAAGACCATCACCCGGCTGGTCATCAAGGACCTGCGCGCCAAGCGCATCGTCCCGCCGCCCCGTCCCGCCCAGCCCGGCACGCCCCCCGCGGGCCTGGAGGCGCAGCTCTCGCAGCACCTGCACAACCGCCAGCCTCCGACCGGGACGCCGCCCGCCCCTGCCAGCCCCACCGCCGCCACCATCCCCGCCACGCCCGTGCCCCGCACGCTGATGACGCCCGCTCCGCCTCGCGTGGAGCCCGCCGCCATGCCCGCCGTGGCCGTGGCGCCGAACACGGGCAGCAAGCTCCTGGGGCCCACGAGCGCGCTGGCGCCGGGGGACCTCTTCGACCACGCCCGGGCCGCGGAGGCGGCCTTCACCGCCGGGGACTACACTACCTGCGTCACCGCCTGCACCGACGCCGTCCGCCGCGCCATGGCGTTCGCCGGTGAAGGCTCCCTGGCCCAGCAGGCCTTCCTGCTGCACGTGGATGGTTCGGACCTGCTGCGCCTGCAGGGGCTGTCAACGCTGCCGCAGCTGCGCGTGGATGACGCGGCGTTCGCGCTCTACGTCCTCATGCAGGTCTTCGTGCGACTCAACGCCGTGGGGCTTCCGACCGCCGGGTGA
- a CDS encoding anhydro-N-acetylmuramic acid kinase, with product MHPATPPSPSLPPRLCVGVLSGTSVDAADAALCRVDGTGADVKLQLLAHVSHPFTPDLVARVLGPQDARSLCSLNFELGERFAEAVLAVIARAGVKREDVHVVGSHGQTMAHLPSDLSAIASTLQIGEAAVIAERTGLPVVSDFRTRDMAVGGQGAPLVPYLDWAVFRNRERPEVTRAFLNLGGIANISVVGEHVDDTLAFDTGPANMVLDGLARRVTKGRLACDRDGSLSSQGQVIPALLEELLAHPFLARPPPRSAGREGFGEPLVDRLWAAAPERPHDLMATARAFTVEATARAFDTWVRPRFPRLEAVYVSGGGTRNPVLMADLRARLAPVPLERLDVLGFPEEAKEAALFALLAAEHRAGTPANVRPATGAGRRVVLGKLTP from the coding sequence ATGCACCCCGCCACGCCACCCTCCCCCTCCCTGCCACCCCGGCTGTGCGTGGGCGTGCTGTCCGGCACCAGCGTGGACGCGGCGGACGCGGCGCTGTGCAGGGTGGACGGCACCGGCGCGGACGTGAAGCTCCAACTGCTCGCGCATGTCTCCCATCCCTTCACGCCCGACCTGGTCGCGCGAGTGCTGGGCCCTCAAGACGCCCGGAGCCTCTGCTCCCTCAACTTCGAACTGGGGGAGCGCTTCGCCGAGGCCGTGCTGGCCGTCATCGCGCGCGCGGGCGTGAAGCGCGAGGACGTCCACGTCGTCGGCTCGCACGGCCAGACGATGGCCCACCTTCCTTCGGACCTGTCCGCCATCGCCTCCACGCTCCAGATTGGCGAAGCGGCCGTCATCGCCGAGCGCACCGGCCTGCCCGTCGTCAGCGACTTCCGCACCCGCGACATGGCGGTGGGCGGCCAGGGCGCTCCGCTCGTGCCCTACCTGGACTGGGCCGTCTTCCGGAACCGCGAACGGCCGGAGGTCACGCGCGCGTTCCTCAACCTGGGCGGCATCGCCAACATCAGCGTCGTTGGCGAGCACGTGGACGACACGCTCGCGTTCGACACCGGGCCCGCGAACATGGTGCTGGACGGTCTGGCGCGCCGGGTGACGAAGGGACGGCTCGCGTGCGACCGGGACGGGAGCCTGTCCTCCCAGGGACAGGTGATCCCCGCGCTCCTGGAAGAGCTGCTCGCGCATCCGTTCCTCGCGCGGCCCCCTCCGCGCAGCGCGGGCCGCGAGGGCTTCGGCGAACCGCTGGTGGATCGGCTCTGGGCGGCGGCCCCGGAGCGGCCCCACGACTTGATGGCCACCGCGCGGGCCTTCACCGTGGAGGCCACCGCGCGCGCCTTCGACACCTGGGTGCGGCCCCGCTTTCCCCGGCTGGAGGCCGTGTATGTCTCCGGCGGCGGGACGCGGAATCCTGTGCTCATGGCGGATCTTCGGGCGCGGCTGGCCCCGGTGCCGCTGGAGCGGCTGGACGTGCTGGGCTTCCCCGAAGAGGCGAAGGAAGCGGCCCTCTTCGCCCTGCTCGCGGCCGAGCACCGGGCCGGGACGCCCGCGAATGTTCGCCCGGCAACTGGCGCCGGGCGCCGAGTCGTTCTAGGTAAGCTGACACCGTGA
- the murQ gene encoding N-acetylmuramic acid 6-phosphate etherase, whose product MTRARKSALPPTERLHPRTDDLDLLPVEAVVRRLHQEDLIALHAVREALPSIAAAARAVAEALHAGGRLLYVGAGTSGRLGVLDASECPPTFGVPATRVQAAIAGGRRALTRAVEGAEDDVAAGARAVRTFRATARDVVCGISASASTPYVRGALDEAREGGARTVLVCCNPPGPAMRADTVVLARTGPEVVAGSTRLKAGTATKLVLNAITTAAFVSLGHVYRGRMVDVRPTNTKLRARAVRMVAELTDLPPARAEALLQAAGDHVKLALAMHFTGLPAAQARRRLKDAGLRGLERPAAARAPRRRPTR is encoded by the coding sequence ATGACGCGCGCTCGAAAGTCCGCGCTTCCGCCCACCGAACGGCTCCATCCCCGTACGGATGACCTGGACCTCCTCCCTGTCGAGGCGGTCGTCCGACGGTTGCATCAAGAAGACCTGATCGCGCTCCACGCGGTCCGTGAGGCATTGCCGTCCATCGCGGCGGCGGCCCGGGCCGTGGCGGAAGCGTTACACGCTGGCGGCCGGCTGCTCTACGTGGGCGCGGGAACCAGCGGCCGGCTCGGCGTGCTCGACGCGAGCGAATGTCCCCCCACCTTCGGTGTCCCGGCGACGCGGGTCCAGGCGGCCATCGCGGGCGGCCGGCGGGCCCTGACGCGCGCCGTGGAGGGCGCCGAGGATGACGTCGCCGCCGGGGCCCGGGCGGTGCGGACGTTCCGGGCGACGGCGCGGGACGTGGTGTGCGGCATCTCCGCGTCGGCCTCCACGCCCTATGTCCGGGGTGCGCTGGACGAGGCCCGCGAGGGAGGGGCGCGCACGGTGCTGGTGTGCTGCAACCCGCCGGGGCCGGCCATGCGTGCGGACACGGTGGTGCTGGCGCGCACGGGGCCGGAGGTGGTGGCGGGCTCCACGCGGCTGAAGGCGGGCACGGCGACGAAGCTCGTGCTCAATGCCATCACCACCGCGGCCTTCGTGTCGCTGGGCCACGTGTACCGGGGGCGCATGGTGGACGTGCGCCCCACGAACACGAAGCTGCGGGCCCGCGCGGTGCGGATGGTCGCGGAGCTGACGGACCTGCCCCCCGCGCGGGCGGAGGCGTTGCTCCAGGCCGCGGGCGACCACGTGAAGCTGGCGCTGGCCATGCACTTCACGGGGCTTCCGGCGGCCCAGGCCCGGCGCCGCTTGAAGGACGCGGGCCTGCGAGGGCTCGAACGCCCGGCGGCGGCACGAGCGCCACGGCGACGCCCCACGCGCTGA
- the rpmB gene encoding 50S ribosomal protein L28 — protein MAWKCDLCGKRPLVGNNVSHANNKTKKRTLPNLQKVRANVSGSIERVLACTRCIKAGKVTKAA, from the coding sequence ATGGCGTGGAAGTGCGACCTCTGTGGGAAGCGTCCGCTGGTGGGTAACAACGTCAGCCACGCGAACAACAAGACCAAGAAGCGGACCCTGCCGAACCTGCAGAAGGTGCGGGCGAACGTGAGCGGCTCCATTGAGCGCGTCCTGGCCTGCACCCGCTGCATCAAGGCGGGCAAGGTGACCAAGGCCGCCTGA
- a CDS encoding NAD(P)-binding protein, translated as MSTSSAKLKLPSGPSRHVYDVIVLGSQVGGALAAALLAKRNHRVLLVEHDGMGPGYEHDGFVLPYAPFVAPPLKAMPAVDEALNELGLSTAIGRALRPHAPELQLVLPRNRVDLVGDAARRRTELTREFGEAGEGIQGALAGSAAQHESTDAFFKAGPQLPPDGFFEGWKLKGQIKDHPALDATPRLAGEDPALSLVRGLLPFLVHLEKPGAPLAQTRALSQVLTAPSTYPGGMDALRDVLTRRLTELGGDVLGRDNPAGFIVEELAFDGSKFSGVKLVRSDTLYRASCLVTATDSGALRRLVTDKKHNRGLLEHLDQSNIKSLLFSVNWVVPEAALPRGMGELVLVDTQDPELGPLLVQQHPARMAAASGHKDVEGVRVVCAGAFVPASAREEGEEHLQALAKRIDEHLDRLMPFTKQHRALRSVPYLDAGGVRGSRLMPHPLYSFETEAFLGVTGLKQRTPAKNVILAGREVLPGLGLEGELLAGIRAAKLVQDMLKKKDPLKG; from the coding sequence ATGTCGACGTCCTCCGCCAAACTCAAGCTCCCCTCGGGCCCGTCCCGGCACGTGTACGACGTCATCGTGCTGGGCAGCCAGGTCGGAGGCGCGCTCGCCGCCGCGCTCCTGGCGAAGCGCAACCACCGCGTGTTGCTGGTGGAGCACGACGGCATGGGGCCCGGCTACGAGCACGACGGCTTCGTGCTGCCCTACGCCCCCTTCGTCGCGCCGCCCCTCAAGGCCATGCCCGCCGTGGACGAGGCCCTCAACGAGCTGGGCCTCTCCACCGCCATCGGCCGCGCGCTGCGCCCCCACGCGCCGGAGCTCCAGCTGGTGCTGCCCCGGAACCGGGTGGACCTGGTCGGGGACGCCGCCCGCCGCCGCACGGAGCTGACGCGCGAGTTCGGCGAGGCCGGCGAGGGCATCCAGGGCGCGCTCGCGGGCAGCGCCGCGCAGCACGAATCCACCGACGCCTTCTTCAAGGCCGGGCCCCAGCTGCCGCCCGACGGCTTCTTCGAGGGCTGGAAGCTCAAGGGGCAGATCAAGGATCACCCGGCCCTGGACGCCACGCCCCGGCTCGCGGGCGAGGATCCGGCGCTGTCGCTGGTGCGCGGCCTGCTGCCCTTCCTCGTCCACCTGGAGAAGCCCGGCGCGCCCCTGGCGCAGACGCGGGCCCTGTCCCAGGTGCTCACCGCGCCGTCCACGTACCCGGGCGGCATGGACGCCCTGCGCGACGTGCTCACCCGGCGGCTGACGGAGCTGGGCGGCGACGTGCTGGGCCGCGACAACCCGGCGGGCTTCATCGTCGAGGAGCTCGCGTTCGACGGCAGCAAGTTCTCTGGCGTGAAGCTGGTGCGCTCGGACACGCTCTACCGCGCGTCGTGCCTGGTGACGGCCACGGACTCCGGGGCGCTGCGCCGGCTGGTGACGGACAAGAAGCATAACCGCGGCCTGCTGGAGCATCTGGATCAGTCCAACATCAAGTCGCTGCTCTTCAGCGTGAACTGGGTGGTGCCGGAGGCGGCGCTCCCGCGCGGCATGGGCGAGCTGGTGCTCGTGGACACGCAGGACCCGGAGCTGGGCCCGCTGCTCGTGCAGCAGCACCCGGCGCGCATGGCCGCGGCCTCCGGGCACAAGGACGTGGAGGGCGTGCGCGTGGTGTGCGCGGGCGCCTTCGTCCCGGCCTCCGCGCGCGAAGAGGGAGAGGAGCACCTCCAGGCGCTGGCGAAGCGCATCGACGAGCACCTGGACCGGCTGATGCCGTTCACGAAGCAGCACCGCGCGCTGCGCTCGGTCCCCTACCTGGACGCCGGCGGAGTGCGCGGCAGCCGGCTCATGCCCCACCCGCTCTACAGCTTCGAAACGGAAGCCTTCCTGGGCGTCACGGGGTTGAAGCAGCGCACGCCCGCGAAGAACGTGATCCTGGCCGGCCGCGAGGTGCTGCCCGGCCTGGGCCTGGAGGGCGAGTTGCTCGCGGGCATCCGCGCCGCGAAGCTGGTGCAGGACATGTTGAAGAAGAAGGATCCGCTCAAGGGATAG
- a CDS encoding HAD family hydrolase: MTPAAAPLLAAVFDMDGTLVDNMDFHNRAWLTLARKLGLDGLTAERFQNEFAGKKNEEILPQLLGRTLSVAELDALAEEKESHYRAIYRPYLALHRGAEGFLHRLRDANLLLAVATAAPHGNRELVLDGLSVRPLFACVVGAEQVTRGKPAPDIFLAAAKALQVPPESCLAFEDAINGVLSARAAGMVTVGITTTTTAAALKNAGAHYTAPDFDTLPPELLARLFRSRA, translated from the coding sequence ATGACTCCCGCAGCCGCCCCCCTGCTCGCCGCCGTCTTCGACATGGATGGCACGCTCGTCGACAACATGGACTTCCACAACCGCGCCTGGCTGACGCTCGCCCGGAAACTCGGTCTGGATGGCCTGACCGCGGAACGCTTCCAGAACGAGTTCGCGGGAAAGAAGAACGAGGAGATCCTCCCGCAGCTGTTGGGCCGCACCCTCTCCGTCGCGGAGCTGGACGCGCTCGCGGAAGAGAAGGAGTCCCACTACCGCGCCATCTACCGGCCCTACCTCGCGCTGCACCGGGGCGCGGAAGGCTTCCTGCACCGCCTGCGCGACGCGAACCTGCTCCTGGCCGTGGCCACCGCCGCGCCGCACGGCAACCGCGAGCTGGTGCTGGACGGGCTCTCCGTGCGCCCGCTCTTCGCCTGTGTCGTCGGCGCCGAACAGGTGACGCGCGGCAAGCCCGCGCCGGACATCTTCCTCGCGGCGGCGAAGGCCCTCCAGGTGCCCCCCGAGTCGTGCCTCGCCTTCGAGGACGCCATCAACGGCGTGCTGTCCGCGCGCGCCGCCGGCATGGTCACCGTGGGCATCACCACCACCACGACCGCAGCGGCGCTGAAGAACGCGGGGGCCCACTACACCGCCCCGGACTTCGACACGCTGCCCCCGGAGCTGCTCGCGCGCCTCTTCAGGTCCAGGGCCTGA
- a CDS encoding enoyl-CoA hydratase/isomerase family protein, whose amino-acid sequence MSEDVLLETRGAVGLVTLNRPKALNALSLEMCRALHPQLDAWAADPSVKAVVISGAGGRAFCAGGDVRAVASSVARSDMSLSREFFRAEYALNHRIHHFPKPFIAWVDGICMGGGLGLSAHGAFRVVTEKLVLAMPETAIGIFPDVGGGWFLPRFPGEAGTYLGLTGARCDAADALWLGYATHQVESSRLEDVVGALAAADWSGPGREVAARVLKGFHQDAGVAGLASRAEVIDRCFQGSRVEDILAALEREGTAWAEETRATLLRMSPTSLRVTLRQLRIGRGQDYDATARMEYRLSQALTQRPDFQEGIRAVLVDKDQKPRWSPATLAEVTDSEVEACFAPRPGDELELPALG is encoded by the coding sequence ATGAGCGAGGACGTGCTGCTGGAGACTCGGGGGGCCGTGGGTCTGGTCACCCTCAACCGACCGAAGGCGCTCAACGCGCTCTCCTTGGAGATGTGCCGCGCGCTGCATCCCCAACTGGACGCCTGGGCGGCGGATCCGTCCGTGAAGGCGGTGGTGATCAGCGGAGCAGGGGGCCGGGCCTTCTGTGCGGGAGGGGACGTGCGCGCGGTGGCCAGTTCGGTCGCACGGTCGGACATGTCGCTGTCGCGCGAGTTCTTCCGTGCGGAGTACGCGCTCAACCATCGGATCCACCACTTCCCGAAGCCGTTCATCGCGTGGGTGGACGGCATCTGCATGGGCGGTGGGTTGGGGCTGTCCGCGCACGGGGCCTTCCGCGTGGTGACGGAGAAGCTGGTGCTCGCGATGCCGGAGACGGCCATCGGCATCTTCCCGGACGTGGGCGGTGGCTGGTTCCTCCCGCGCTTCCCGGGCGAGGCGGGGACGTACCTGGGGCTCACCGGCGCGCGGTGTGACGCGGCGGATGCGCTGTGGCTGGGGTACGCGACGCATCAGGTGGAGTCCTCGCGGCTGGAGGACGTGGTGGGCGCGCTGGCGGCCGCGGACTGGAGCGGACCGGGGCGCGAGGTGGCGGCGCGAGTGCTGAAGGGCTTCCATCAGGACGCCGGTGTTGCGGGGCTCGCGTCGCGGGCAGAGGTCATCGACCGGTGCTTCCAGGGGAGCCGCGTGGAGGACATCCTCGCGGCGCTGGAGCGCGAGGGGACGGCGTGGGCGGAGGAGACGCGTGCGACGCTGCTGCGCATGTCGCCCACGAGCCTGCGGGTGACGCTGCGGCAGCTGCGCATCGGGCGTGGCCAGGACTACGACGCGACGGCGCGCATGGAGTACCGGTTGAGCCAGGCGCTGACGCAGCGGCCGGACTTCCAGGAGGGGATCCGCGCGGTGCTGGTGGACAAGGACCAGAAGCCGCGCTGGAGCCCGGCCACGCTCGCGGAGGTGACGGACTCAGAGGTGGAGGCGTGCTTCGCGCCTCGGCCGGGTGACGAGCTGGAGTTGCCCGCGCTGGGCTGA
- a CDS encoding DUF523 domain-containing protein, translating to MTKAVEPSHAAPEVQNPAENAPSDQGEASARDARREALRAAPTVMVSACLLGEACRYDGRSQRSERVLAALEGKAVIPICPEAAAGMGIPRPPVDLAGGTGVDVWAGRARALTRETREDRTAAFQDGAQQALEAARRFDVTVALLKEKSPSCGSQRVYETGVLRPGEGITTALLRADGRTVVSDEDL from the coding sequence GTGACGAAGGCCGTGGAGCCGTCGCATGCCGCGCCCGAAGTGCAGAACCCGGCTGAGAACGCCCCCTCGGATCAAGGCGAAGCGTCGGCCCGCGATGCACGACGAGAGGCCCTGCGTGCGGCCCCCACGGTGATGGTCAGCGCGTGCTTGCTGGGCGAGGCGTGCCGCTACGACGGACGCTCGCAGCGTTCGGAGCGCGTGCTCGCGGCGCTGGAAGGAAAGGCCGTCATCCCCATCTGCCCTGAGGCCGCCGCGGGCATGGGCATTCCACGTCCGCCTGTGGATCTCGCGGGTGGCACGGGCGTGGACGTCTGGGCCGGCCGTGCACGGGCCCTCACGCGGGAGACGCGCGAGGACCGCACCGCCGCGTTCCAGGACGGCGCCCAGCAGGCCCTGGAGGCTGCCCGGCGGTTCGACGTCACGGTGGCGCTCCTGAAGGAGAAGAGCCCCTCGTGCGGCAGCCAGCGCGTCTACGAGACAGGCGTGCTGCGCCCGGGTGAAGGCATCACCACCGCGCTGCTTCGCGCGGATGGGCGCACCGTCGTAAGCGACGAGGACCTGTAA